A genomic region of Oryza glaberrima chromosome 1, OglaRS2, whole genome shotgun sequence contains the following coding sequences:
- the LOC127759245 gene encoding coatomer subunit zeta-3: MESCPSVKNILVLDSEGKRVAVKYYSDDWPSLSSKQAFEKSVFAKTQKTSARTEAEIVMFDSYFVVYKFIQDLHFFVTGGDEENELILASVLQGFSEAIDYLLRNKVHRRAALENLDLIFLCLDEVVGGGIVLETDAKAILEKVSGHGLEGSGSLTEQKLSSALATAREHFARSIFS, translated from the exons ATG GAATCCTGTCCTTCGGTGAAGAACATTCTTGTGCTGGATTCCGAAGGGAAGCGCGTGGCGGTGAAGTACTACAGCGATGACTGGCCCTCTTTGTCCTCGAAGCAAGCTTTCGAGAAGTCGGTCTTTGCTAAAACCCAGAAAACGAGCGCTAGAACAGAAG CTGAGATAGTAATGTTTGACAGTTACTTCGTTGTATACAAGTTCATCCAAGATCTACACTTTTTTGTAACTGGAGGTGATGAAGAGAATGAGCTCATTTTAGCATCTGTTCTTCAGGGCTTCTCTGAAGCTATTGATTACCTTCTCAG AAACAAAGTGCACAGAAGGGCTGCGCTTGAAAACTTGGATCTTATCTTCTTATGCCTTGACGAAGTTGTTGGTGGAGG GATTGTTCTGGAAACAGATGCAAAGGCGATTCTTGAAAAGGTATCAGGTCATGGATTGGAAGGATCCGGGTCTCTCACTGAGCAG AAGTTAAGCAGTGCCCTAGCAACGGCAAGAGAACACTTTGCGAGATCTATTTTCAGCTGA
- the LOC127759229 gene encoding protein ALP1-like — MAPLRGAKRRKRQPEKALPAAGQAMPAPAPGGDWWDGFARRLAAGQFSKDCQNFESVFKMSRKTFDYLCSLISGDFTRKTQSFRNFRFGDKAILGVEDQVGVALLRLTTGESLLSIGNRFGMNHSAISNITWKFIEALEERAANHLKWPTPEEMATVKAKFEKIQGLPNCCGAIDTTHILMCSSAQPNSNVWLDGENRNSMVLQAIVDADMRFRDVVSGWPGSLNDSCILRTSGFYRLCEKGARLDGQTELPGEPAGSVVRDYILGDASYPLLPWLMTPYREKDLSPAKADFNKRHAATIMVVQGALAKLKERWQVLKGELWRPDKHRLPRIIYVCCLLTNIMIDLEDAARGGMPPSHNHDDGYRQQFSDVADVGAAALRDQLCQYVSRIGSSLPA, encoded by the exons atGGCACCACTGAGGGGAGCCAAGCGGCGGAAGCGGCAGCCGGAGAAggcgttgccggcggcggggcaggcgatgccggcgccggcgcccggcgGGGATTGGTGGGACGGCTTCGCCCGCAGGCTTGCAGCAG GACAATTTTCCAAAGACTGCCAAAACTTTGAGTCCGTCTTCAAGATGTCGAGGAAGACCTTTGACTACCTTTGCTCTCTGATTAGTGGGGACTTCACAAGAAAGACACAAAGTTTCAGAAATTTCAGGTTTGGAGACAAGGCAATTCTAGGCGTGGAAGATCAAGTAGGTGTTGCTCTGTTAAGATTGACCACCGGTGAGTCGCTTTTGAGCATAGGGAACCGCTTCGGGATGAACCACTCAGCTATCTCAAACATCACTTGGAAGTTTATTGAGGCCTTGGAGGAGCGTGCTGCCAATCATCTTAAGTGGCCTACTCCTGAGGAGATGGCAACCGTCAAAGCTAAGTTTGAAAAGATTCAGGGCCTCCCCAACTGCTGCGGCGCCATAGACACAACGCACATCCTCATGTGCTCTTCAGCTCAGCCTAACAGCAATGTCTGGCTCGACGGCGAGAACAGGAACAGCATGGTCCTGCAGGCCATCGTCGATGCCGACATGAGGTTCAGAGACGTTGTCAGTGGCTGGCCTGGCAGCTTGAATGACTCGTGCATCCTGCGCACCTCAGGATTCTACAGGCTCTGCGAGAAAGGCGCGAGGCTGGACGGACAAACGGAGCTTCCAGGAGAGCCAGCTGGGTCAGTGGTCAGAGACTACATTCTTGGGGATGCAAGCTACCCTCTCCTTCCCTGGCTGATGACTCCATACCGTGAGAAGGATCTATCTCCGGCGAAAGCCGACTTCAACAAGCGGCACGCCGCGACGATCATGGTGGTGCAGGGTGCTCTGGCCAAGCTGAAGGAGAGGTGGCAGGTTCTCAAGGGAGAGCTGTGGAGGCCGGACAAGCACCGGCTGCCGAGGATCATCTACGTCTGCTGCCTGCTCACCAACATCATGATCGACCTCGAGGACGCGGCGAGGGGCGGCATGCCGCCGTCGCACAACCACGACGACGGCTACCGGCAGCAGTTCAGCGATGTCgccgacgtcggcgcggccgcgctGAGGGACCAGCTGTGCCAGTATGTGAGCAGGATTGGCAGCAGTTTGCCGGCGTGA